Within the Glycine soja cultivar W05 chromosome 3, ASM419377v2, whole genome shotgun sequence genome, the region tcCATACCAATAAGAATCAACATATCAACATATTCAACAACATTGGTGAATTTGATCAATATATTGTTTGTTAATTGTTATCCATCCATCCccttatgataattattttgttcaTGAAGTTGTCTTCTATGTTCCTTAAGAGATGGTGACTTATTGAAACACCGGTGCTTTGGTTACCTGTTGGTACTATAATAAATATCATTTGCTGATGTATACTTATGTTTTTGAGTTCTTTGACTGCCTGTccttttcatataattttagaGTAGGATTCAATTGTCTGCTTTACAATTTTTATTGGGAACTGTCAATGTGCATACTTTTGAGAAGTTTTCTGGATCTTTACTAGTGATGGTTTCTTGTGATTGggtacttttaaaaataaatgcttgTTTACTGAGAAGCTTTACAAGAAATGATTGGGTACTTTTGAGAAGCTTTATAATCATAAATGATGGCTTCTTGTGATTGGGTACTTTTCTAGATGTTGGCTTTCTAGGTCTCATTTCCAGTATATATTTCTtccctttttactttttggaGATACCCTGCATGATGGTCTGCTTTACTGTAATTATGTCAAATTGAGTGAAtgtgatattaaattaatattttggatGGGTACAAACTTGGGTAGCTGTACTCATTTACATAAAGTCTTGATAGAATGTCTGCAAGACTTGTTAGTTTGCTAATATTGTTACCTAGTTGGTGCTCTGAAGTGGGCCATGCTTGAGCTCTGCCCTGTGTGACCTTTGTCTTTCTCCCATTTGGCTAAGTGCTATTGCTGTATGTTTCCCTTTCAGTAGCTTGGTTTCCGACTTTAGTTTTTCATGTAATTCAATTTGGAGGAACCATTCTGAAACTTTATGTAAGCTTGGCATTTCAGTGTCATGAGTGGTGGATGGATGTGTGGTAGATCACTCTGATTGCTTGTTTGCTGTACTTTATACTCGCTTTATATTTTGCTAAATAAGCCAATAATGTCTGTAATACATTTTTATACTTAAGGAAGTGGGAAATGAATTTCTATGTTCAGTTGCactttgtaaataaaaaagggagactttgtatttttttattgaaatcgTTAATAATACGTTGGTGTAATCTAATCGTTCCATATTTGTCTTGCAGCACTGCTGGTTGCCCATTCGGTGAGGGCTGCCACTTCCTGCACTATGTTCCCGGTGGTTATAATGCAGTTGCCCATATGATGAATCTAACACCTGCAGCACCTCTTCCACCAACAAGAAATGTTGCAGCTCTGCCTCATGTACCTAATGGGTCTGCACCATCTGCCGTTAAGACCCGCATATGCAACAAGTTTAATACTGCTGAAGGTTGCAAATTTGGTGACAAATGCCATTTTGCTCATGGTGAATGGGAACTTGGCAAACACATTGCTCCATCATTTGATGATCATCGTGCCATGGGACCCCCTGGAGCAGGTCGTCTTGCTGGTCGAATGGAGCCTCCTGGTCCTGCCGCAAGTTTTGGTGCCAATTCCACAGCGAAGATCAGCGTAGAAGCTTCCCTGGCTGGAGCTATCATTGGGAAGGGTGGTGTGAACTCAAAACAGATCTGCCGCCAAACTGGAGCCAAACTTTCAATTCGAGAGCATGAATCTGACCCAAATCTTAGAAACATTGAACTTGAGGGAAGTTTTGAGCAAATCAAGGAAGCAAGTAACATGGTAAAGGATTTACTTTTGACCCTGCAAATGTCTGCACCACCTAAAACAACCCCGGGTGTTCCTGGCGCACCTGCCTCTCATGGAAGCAATTTTAAGACGAAGCTGTGTGAGAATTTTGCAAAAGGGTCTTGCACGTTTGGAGATAGATGTCACTTTGCACATGGAGCTTCTGAATTGCGTAAATCAGGAGTATGAACTTTATTAGTGAAGCACATTAGCCAGGGTTATTATTGTTGTGCATTGCTACTTTAGCAGTACTGACAGGACTTCTGAAGTTAGTTTTGTTGTTGAGTCGCTTTAcataactttttttgttttccgatTTCAATTTTTGCTTATATCATGAAACTGGTGTTTAGGTTACTCCATTTAGTCCCCAATAATTCTATGAAAATAGTGTGGTTTTAGTTCcttttgtagatactaaaagtgaaaaaaattagttataaaaaaaagtcaataaaattttattaaggactaaaacaaataaaatagcgATATTTTCAAGGAATGAGAATGTATGTTAGCCTTTTTATttcattgatatattttttgccGGTTAATTTTAAGTAGTGATAAATTACACATGTTTTTCTATAAATTGAATGGATTAAAAAATGGCTTGGAAATGCAGTTATTATTTGGTTTCTCGATTAGGTTGATTTGAGAACGACCAATTGTTGcaatatatcaaatttaatgcAATAAAAATGCTTTTAACACAGTAGAAATACGAATGTATGCATAACAACATTTTATCTGAGCTTATGGTAATTATGATTTCTATCTTATTAAAGGACAATATCTACGGGTGTGGACGATAATTAAGTACAAAATTGAACGATGAATGATAATATGGGAGAACTATCTTACTAAAATCTCATACTAAATTAGAAAGCAAATCTCATAAATAGAAAGTTTTCGTTCTTGTACTGATAAAAGACTTGCTTATACGATTGTTGAAGCTTAAAGATCTTTAAGTGATAATCCGTATGGGCTGAAACTCAAGATAGTTAAATTGAATAATTCGtatgtaatttttctttaaagataATTCTATTTAAGACATGATCGAACACTTAACATGAGCATCTCTCTCAATGAAGATTTGAAATTTAGGTTCTCATGTTATAGATAATTAATTTCTTCTGTTACATCCAAATCTCTGACTCAACCCTATGTTATTTGGTGCATACATTAAATGGTAACTTCTATTGAAGCTTGTTAGAAAAAACATTACCCTTTATTTGGATGGAAAAGTTTAgccattcaaaaaaattaaaatacatgccATTTGAATTAGTTGTAAttgaattttcttcattttcaaagtATTTGTTTTGACAagtcattttaaatttcttgtaTAGTAATTCAATTTCCACTAtgcaaaattttacttttaaatatttatttagaaattaaaatttcaatattgaattttattgaaaataaatattaaatattttttaaatatttaataattcaaaaataatttttatattaaacatattaataattttaaatatttaataattcaaaaatacaaatatttaatagagAAATTACAACTAACACCATATAAGAGCCttcattaataaatttacaaattagTCATGATACAAATCAGATCATGAGAAAACAAATACAGTAAATAAaagcttgaaaaaaaaaaagtagaagtgCATACTGATAACAAGTTAGAATTTTAGCATAGCATCCGATTTCTAACTATTCAATATATAGACGCACTATTATAAATTGAAACTTTGAACACATAAATCTCTCATATTTTTCTCTCCATAACTAATCAACCTAGACAATGGTGAGAGTGCAACACATTCTATTCCTGTTGGTGCAGTGACTTTATGCTTCATccattagagagagagagagtctacTA harbors:
- the LOC114406775 gene encoding zinc finger CCCH domain-containing protein 31-like isoform X2, which translates into the protein MDIRKRGRPEPGFSLNGGFKKSKQEMESLSTGVGSKSKPCTKFFSTAGCPFGEGCHFLHYVPGGYNAVAHMMNLTPAAPLPPTRNVAALPHVPNGSAPSAVKTRICNKFNTAEGCKFGDKCHFAHGEWELGKHIAPSFDDHRAMGPPGAGRLAGRMEPPGPAASFGANSTAKISVEASLAGAIIGKGGVNSKQICRQTGAKLSIREHESDPNLRNIELEGSFEQIKEASNMVKDLLLTLQMSAPPKTTPGVPGAPASHGSNFKTKLCENFAKGSCTFGDRCHFAHGASELRKSGV
- the LOC114406775 gene encoding zinc finger CCCH domain-containing protein 31-like isoform X1; this translates as MRQKVLEMIRFLFITLYRPNYFPLSLLQNPLFRVTAVRVRVRVLPHILSLAIFFYHFPLILSLSLFNCKFFALGFPLLSLVLEARSFFRISIYGYPQEGKTRTRLQLKWWIQEIQASTAGCPFGEGCHFLHYVPGGYNAVAHMMNLTPAAPLPPTRNVAALPHVPNGSAPSAVKTRICNKFNTAEGCKFGDKCHFAHGEWELGKHIAPSFDDHRAMGPPGAGRLAGRMEPPGPAASFGANSTAKISVEASLAGAIIGKGGVNSKQICRQTGAKLSIREHESDPNLRNIELEGSFEQIKEASNMVKDLLLTLQMSAPPKTTPGVPGAPASHGSNFKTKLCENFAKGSCTFGDRCHFAHGASELRKSGV